The Quercus lobata isolate SW786 chromosome 4, ValleyOak3.0 Primary Assembly, whole genome shotgun sequence genome segment GCCATTAGCATATGTAATAACCTAAACTGATGGCATTCTTGAAAGGCATAGAACAAAGGTAATATTGACTACAACTAGAGTGCGATTAACTATTCCCATCTTAACACCGAAACCATCACTTTGAAAAGGAGTAACGACCATTCAGAGAGATGATTACCTCCACATTTATTGTGCCTCAACCACCTCACATCACAATATCATATTAAATGTGATGCAATTTGTCCCCAGTTGAAGGGGTACCCGATTGTGCCTTGCAAGTTCACAAGTTAGAAAGACAAGCATCATGTCAATTAAGAGGCTTGGGTCTTAGCAAAGCTATTAGGAGGGAAAAGAGCTAAGAAGAGCAAATATAAATAGAGGCATGTAAGCAACCAAAACAGAAAAGACTTATATTGTTACAGGGAAGGATCCCCTCCAATTGAATCCTccaattttctctcatttttcatCCGGATGCGCAACACAtgtcatttatttgatttataaataCCATATGGACTTCTAAATACAAATTTGAAGATATTTGAGGATTCAATGGGAGGAATGACTTTATTATTGGATTGGCGTTGGCGAACCTGATGGGAAATAGTCGATCTCACAACAAACTTCTTTAATGTGTTACGTAGGCGTGATATTCCCGAAGTCAACTTAATCCAATgatcttacttttttttaatacaatctCATCCCCTCAGTTGTATTTGAGGTTTTTATGTATGGGAAAACATTGTGTGTTATTATAGACCAAAAATATGCGTTAAACCATTTACACACGgagtaaaaaaagaaaccctaaaagaGGTCTCAATTTAGACTTGACCCTGAAAAAGGCACCAAAAGTAAACTCATAAATGGAGGGATGTAATAGCTACTATTATCAGTCTTTTCGGGTAGAATTTCAACATATCCAGGTTAGCTAGACAGTAACAAGTAAACTCAAGAAGTAAACAACAAGGGATTAAGCAAACGAAATTCAAAACTcacaaaagcaagaaaaatagaagTGAAGAAGCAAACAAAGCCCATTggtttacaaaaaaaagaaaagtcaacagcattagtttttttttttttttttttttttggctttcagCTTCcccttttaataaaaaataacaactcAATTACCCAAAAACATAGGTGCTTTTTATGGCGATATTAACTTATCACCAGTTGTACTTTTACAGCACGTATTTCCCCCCAAAAACCCATTTGTAGTAACAATATTTACTTTGATCTCATCCTTTCTATCCACATAATGCTACGTCCATATTTTTACGACAAATTTTATGTGATAGATTATTTTTAGTGAtctattcaaattaaaaacttataacAATCTATTAATTAAGATTTGTTAACGTCCATATTTTTACGACAAATTTTATGTGATAGATTATTTTTAGTGAtctattcaaattaaaaacttataacAATCTATtaattaagatttgttatgaaaatattgtaagtCTAgcatcaaaatataaattcgtGTGGCCAGCGTGTCCTCGACTTAACTTTgactctatctctctctttctctctctaaagaTATAATAAAGgtaaccaaaattgaaaatactcaTTAGCCCTCCAACAGCTACAACTTACACATACAAGTACTCTTTCCATTTCATTCTGAGAAGAAGACAAACCTCTCTCTTTGGTTTTCCTCATATCAcagatctctctctcattcGGCTTTTATTGTTTCAGAGACACACCGCTCTCAAATGCCTCTtcctcacaaacacaaaaatcaaactccaacactataaaaaagtttcaacacaaacacacatatatatataaaaaaagtagatGAAGTGTAAGAGGCATCTCTCTGACCTGAGTAGCACAGTCGGCGTGTGCGCCTCCTGTCTCCGCGACCGTCTCTTCGCTCTCATAGCCGCCCAGGCCCAGGTCCAGGCCCGGGCCCAGTCGGAAGCCCAAACCCAAGCTCAGTCCCGCGATGACCCGAGAAAATCTGACCCGAATATAAAACCGCCACCGTTGGTGTTCCCTCGCTCTGTCTCTCCTTACGTTTCTCGCCGCAAATCAGACGAGGCCACGTGGCAGCAACGGCAGCACCAGAATAGTTATCAGGATCGTCGGTTCTATAGTACTCCTCAGGTCGGGCCTGCCACGTCATCAACCGCCCCCGCCAGCGCCCCGACCAGCTTCACCGGCGGTAGGTCGTATGGGAAGAAGAACGGTAGGTTCTCGTTGCTTACGAATCTGTTCAGGTCCAGATCCGAGAAATTGGAATCGGATCCTAGGGTTTCGACTCGCGAGCCCTCGGCTGCTACTACTGCGACTACTGCTGCTTCTACGAGTTCGTCTTCTCCGTCTTGGTTCACCGCGATCTTCGCCGGCCGCATGAAGAAGAAATCGCGGCTTTTCGTTTACGACGAGTCCACCGTGGAGAGAAAGCCTCGTCCGCGGGCTGATCGGGGAATGTCGCCGGCGAGAACGGGAGATTCCGACGAGGACTGCGAGCGTTCGCCGCCGGTGAGCGGTTACTCCACGGAGACGTGGAGGTCGCCGGCGTTTCAGGTGCGTCGGACACGGCACGGGCACAGCCACAACGTGTCCGGGATTGCATTTTGCCTGAGCCCGCTCGTGAGGGCAAGCCCGAACCGGCACTGGAGCCAGAAAGGTATGCCGCCGGACATCGCCATCTCCGGCGAGGTCAGAGCTACGGGGAAGTTTTGCAAGAACCGGTCGCGGAAGCTTGTGGATTTCGGAAGAGTCAATCACAACCGTTGATTTGTTTGACCGCTGACATTAAGCTCGGTAACCGTTGATGAATGTCTCTGTGAAAGTACGGTTTTGCCCCTATCCCATTACATTTtctttatgtaattttttttttttttttggtgggtatggtaaaaatagtttaaattatatagagagagaaacatgGGGTGGGTATTTTGTGTGTTATCTTTTATACCAGAGTGTTGATTACTacagaaaaattattttttaatgtgaatatGGATTCTGATTTTTGACTATTCAATTTGAGTGGAGCTTTTGACAGATAACTAATTCCCTTTATCATATTAgaatattgttgtttttttattattctagaGCAGTTCAAATGTTTGATTATGTATTGATCGTttgtccattttttaaaactttatttaaattgtttgatttttatataatttttttaaaatttattctcgctttcttttttacaaaatatattttgatacaagttttttaacctaataaaatataataaagtatATGTAAAATTCCTTATATTTTGTCTTctctaaatattaattaattgaacTTAGTTATCTTTAGAAATTTAACATTATAAATAATGTTAGACCTgataaaattgaatatattatatctttttaatgaaaatttctattattatgttaacatgccaatttacttttttttttttcacaagcATGATTCATCCCAAACTCAAATTCAACgataatgaattttattatagaGCGGACGCTATAGGTTGATATACTatcttatttatataatataaaaaaattagtttaattttattaattaaactaACTAAACCCATTATTTATGTTGTATTACCGTATAAAATaatgtgtttaaatttaattaacaaccctaaatattttgtgcataaaaaataagccaTTATAGGTCTTTGAGAATGACATTGAGTAATTCTTCAGTTATCTAAATTCACATATTTTGACTTAGTTGACACATTAGTTAATGTATGATTGAATTATATTTACTTATACATGGATTGTTCTGAAAATTACCATGTGACTAATGTGTGATTAAATTACATCACTTATACGCAAATTGTTTCAACAATTACTGCGTGTTTAAGTTATGTCAAAATGTGTAAACGCGTGTGGTCGTGGTCCTaaaatttttgacaattcaTAGGAGGAAAATGGGCAATGCTCATGCTCTTGCCCACTTTGAATAGTTGCAATAAATAATAACTGGTATAAGCAATATGGGTGGGGCACTAGGCCAGGTGGTTGAAAACTTGATGGGTTCTGGTAGAGGTGGGTGGGGGCCACGAGTACAATTAAGAATGACGTGTCGTCCTTTCCGTCCATCCATATtgtttgaaatattttgggtaaaaaaaaattgaataaatttgtgGGGTCCTCACTTTTAACCCCACAAAATTCAAGCGTGTCCTTCAATAGATGCAAATTTAATGCTATATCTACCttcactcttttctttctttctttaatgcGATGATATAAGCAACACTTACACAGAATTTA includes the following:
- the LOC115986888 gene encoding uncharacterized protein LOC115986888, with translation MKCKRHLSDLSSTVGVCASCLRDRLFALIAAQAQVQARAQSEAQTQAQSRDDPRKSDPNIKPPPLVFPRSVSPYVSRRKSDEATWQQRQHQNSYQDRRFYSTPQVGPATSSTAPASAPTSFTGGRSYGKKNGRFSLLTNLFRSRSEKLESDPRVSTREPSAATTATTAASTSSSSPSWFTAIFAGRMKKKSRLFVYDESTVERKPRPRADRGMSPARTGDSDEDCERSPPVSGYSTETWRSPAFQVRRTRHGHSHNVSGIAFCLSPLVRASPNRHWSQKGMPPDIAISGEVRATGKFCKNRSRKLVDFGRVNHNR